One window of the Nicotiana tabacum cultivar K326 chromosome 4, ASM71507v2, whole genome shotgun sequence genome contains the following:
- the LOC142179889 gene encoding uncharacterized protein LOC142179889: MGSVMENIESPSSTTSEGFTPFTIDPSHPLYVHLSDSPGSQLVSVPFSGCGFVLWISSMLTSLSAKNKLGFLDGRVPQPSPDSPYYPYWKRCNDMVKAWITNSVSREIATSVMCLKTTREVWKDINERFVCSCGALPKFIEDQQLFQFLNGLNESYSTVKSAITMMSHLPPISKAYSLLQQDESQKESLFNISNFSGDSASFYVNPSQYNNNKNFTQKAAWFSPDFKFTKSKKSASCVQGDVSYPQSSSRISQSPGNSAPVHGFKKEQYQHLLTIFQQAHVSPGAAPTIQSDEDSTFAHFAGLFTAYAVESVGSYDPSLKRPLVIGKAAGRLYYLHPDGDLFPNTSSSLSNVVNTTCNKSVPAPLHPNVPPSCNQTSLVNKMDLLWHQRLGHMPFHKMQSISFLSDKVSTKQSFICSICPMARQQRLPFHDSTVSSTKLFQLVHIDIWGPYNTKTYNGFRYFLTLVDDFTKATLTHLLSSKSNALSIL; this comes from the exons ATGGGTAGTGTTATGGAAAATATAGAATCGCCTAGTAGTACAACCTCTGAGGGTTTCACTCCCTTCACGATTGACCCATCCCATCCTTTATATGTGCATCTGTCTGATAGTCCTGGTAGTCAGCTAGTGTCTGTACCTTTTAGTGGTTGTGGTTTTGTTCTGTGGATAAGCAGTATGCTTACCTCCTTGTCTGCAAAGAACAAGTTAGGTTTCCTAGATGGTAGGGTCCCTCAACCATCACCAGATTCTCCTTATTACCCATATTGGAAAAGGTGCAATGACATGGTGAAGGCATGGATAACTAATTCTGTGTCTAGAGAAATTGCCACTAGTGTCATGTGTCTTAAGACTACGAGAGAAGTCTGGAAAGACATTAATGAGAGATTTG TGTGCTCTTGTGGGGCACTTCCAAAATTCATAGAGGACCAACAATTGTTTCAGTTTCTGAATGGATTGAATGAATCCTATTCTACTGTCAAGAGTGCCATCACGATGATGAGCCATCTCCCTCCTATAAGCAAGGCTTACTCCCTTCTTCAACAGGATGAGAGTCAAAAGGAATCTCTTTTCAATATTTCCAACTTTTCTGGGGACTCTGCATCTTTCTATGTAAATCCTTctcaatacaacaacaataaaaacttTACCCAGAaa GCTGCATGGTTTTCCCCTGACTTCAAATTTACTAAGAGCAAGAAGTCTGCTTCTTGTGTCCAAGGTGATGTCTCCTATCCTCAATCATCTTCTAGGATCAGTCAGTCTCCTGGTAACTCTGCTCCAGTTCATGGGTTCAAAAAGGAGCAGTATCAACACCTCCTCACTATATTTCAACAAGCTCATGTCTCTCCTGGTGCTGCACCAACCATCCAATCAGATGAGGATTCTACTTTTGCTCATTTTGCAGGTTTATTTACTGCCTATGCTGTAGAATCTGTAGGTTCCTAT GACCCTTCTCTGAAGAGGCCACTGGTAATTGGTAAGGCTGCTGGCAGGCTCTACTATCTTCATCCAGATGGAGATCTATTCCCCAACACAAGTTCTTCTCTATCTAATGTTGTTAATACAACTTGTAATAAGTCTGTTCCTGCACCTTTACATCCTAATGTTCCACCAAGTTGTAATCAAACTTCACTTGTTAATAAGATGGATCTACTTTGGCATCAAAGATTGGGTCACATGCCTTTTCATAAGATGCAGTCTATTTCTTTTTTGTCTGACAAAGTCTCTACTAAACAATCTTTTATTTGTTCAATTTGTCCAATGGCTAGACAACAAAGACTTCCCTTTCATGATAGTACTGTTTCTTCTACCAAACTTTTCCAACTAGTTCACATTGACATTTGGGGTCCTTACAACACTAAAACTTATAATGGTTTTAGGTATTTTCTCACTTTAGTTGATGATTTTACTAAAGCCACTTTGACTCATCTTCTTTCTTCCAAGAGTAATGCTTTGTCAATTCTTTAA
- the LOC142161699 gene encoding cysteine-rich repeat secretory protein 38-like: MEKISSVELEYMDFASIGEVANSPLTLYNNGGNFIYAKASEGENPDKVHGVFLCRGDVAPKDCQNCIDKATEQILSVCHLKKQAIIWYDECLIRYSNVSFVSTLDYSGGFILYNTKNVSRPEQFKGILDAMFDNLTFQATSVKPNLKYAANSDELELFQTLYGMVQCLPDLSAADCRACLNRARSEISTPLSAIVQRGCRVLFASCNIRYELYPFLNPGGRGPGPGAPQPSTSQGNEDKGKYKIFSST; encoded by the exons ATGGAAAAAATTTCTTCTGTTGAGTTGGAATACATGGACTTTGCATCTATAGGTGAAGTAGCCAATTCGCCCTT AACACTATACAATAACGGTGGCAATTTCATCTATGCAAAAGCCAGTGAAGGAGAAAACCCTGATAAAGTACATGGAGTATTCCTCTGTAGGGGAGACGTTGCACCTAAAGACTGCCAAAACTGCATTGACAAGGCAACTGAGCAGATCTTGAGCGTATGTCATCTCAAGAAACAGGcaattatatggtatgatgagtGTTTGATCCGCTACTCTAATGTATCTTTCGTCTCCACCCTGGACTACTCAGGTGGTTTCATTTTGTATAACACAAAAAACGTTTCACGGCCAGAACAATTTAAGGGGATTTTGGATGCAATGTTTGATAACCTTACCTTTCAAGCTACTTCAGTCAAACCCAACCTTAAATATGCTGCAAATTCTGATGAATTAGAACTGTTTCAGACGTTGTATGGCATGGTGCAGTGTTTACCTGATTTGTCAGCTGCAGATTGTCGCGCTTGCCTGAATCGTGCTCGTTCTGAAATCAGTACTCCACTCTCTGCCATAGTACAACGCGGATGCAGAGTTCTATTTGCAAGCTGcaatataaggtatgagctataTCCGTTTTTAAATCCAGGTGGACGGGGTCCGGGTCCGGGAGCACCACAGCCATCGACCAGCCAAGGTAACGAGGATAAAGGTAAGTATAAGATCTTCTCTTCTACTTGA